The following are encoded together in the Populus trichocarpa isolate Nisqually-1 chromosome 5, P.trichocarpa_v4.1, whole genome shotgun sequence genome:
- the LOC7477664 gene encoding protein SMALL AUXIN UP-REGULATED RNA 51, which produces MVIRKSNRLPQTAVIRQILKRCSSLGKKQGYHDQEGLPLDVPKGHFVVYVGENRSRYIVPISILSSPEFQTLLQQAEEEFGFDHDMGLTIPCEEVVFQSILIRY; this is translated from the coding sequence ATGGTCATCAGGAAATCAAACAGGCTGCCTCAAACAGCAGTTATCAGGCAGATCCTCAAGAGGTGCTCAAGCTTGGGAAAGAAACAAGGGTATCATGACCAAGAAGGCCTTCCTTTGGACGTTCCAAAGGGTCACTTTGTTGTATATGTCGGTGAAAACAGAAGCAGATACATTGTGCCCATCTCTATCTTGAGTAGTCCCGAGTTTCAGACTTTGCTTCAACAAGCAGAAGAAGAGTTCGGGTTTGATCATGATATGGGCCTTACCATTCCTTGTGAAGAAGTTGTTTTCCAGTCCATTCTGATCAGATACTGA
- the LOC18097459 gene encoding uncharacterized protein LOC18097459: MGPYQPKLAEYPRTESGRQYRRFQYTWFDQFPWLEYSPSKDAVFCFPCFIFENKVPRHLTFTTEGFRSWKRVNDGVRCALLMHVGSPTSPHNNAVKSAEDLMKVSRHIDKVLNAQTVEEVQKNRLRLMTTIESVRWLSLQAYAFRGHDESSASNNRGNFLEMIRLMGRLNVDIDDVVLEKASKNAKYTSPTIQKEILHILANKVRKKICEEVRDAKFCILVDEAKDASNKEQMAIVLRFVDIQGFVRERFFSIVHVSDTTSSTLKKEICDVLARYNLHIFNMRGQGYDGASNMRGAWNGLQALFLRDCPYAYYVHCFAHRLQLALVAAAGNEISIWLFFSKLTTIINLICASPKRHTELHYAQAIEIAHMVATGERETGRGANQIGNLHRSGTTRWSSHFDSICSLIDMYGATITVLESMVQEGSSNSIRGEAGGCLIVMKSFEFIFILYLMHKIMGITDLLCRALQQKSLDILNAMDLVSTTKALLQTLRDAGFDLLLANVQFVCTKYEIDIPHMNASYKNATGRSCQQQGSVTVYQHYHYDIFNSTIDFQLEELNSRFNDETVELLVLSSALEPKDNFKSFKVDAIYKLAEKFYPEDFNEQEMYYLRSQLEHYQIDVIRHESFQNMSTISELCRGLAETNKSQHYHLIDRLIRLVLTLPVSTATTERAFSAMKHVKTVLRNKMEEEFLADSMMIYIERELVEDIDSDSIIDEFYSTKHRRVQF, from the coding sequence ATGGGTCCATATCAACCTAAGTTAGCAGAGTATCCAAGGACTGAATCAGGGAGACAGTATCGTCGATTTCAGTACACTTGGTTTGATCAATTTCCTTGGCTAGAGTACTCTCCATCAAAGGATgcagtattttgttttccatgctttatctttgaaaacaaagtgCCTCGTCATCTCACATTCACCACCGAAGGCTTTAGAAGTTGGAAGAGGGTTAATGATGGGGTTAGATGTGCACTTTTGATGCATGTGGGAAGTCCCACTTCACCACATAATAATGCTGTGAAATCTGCTGAAGATTTAATGAAAGTAAGTAGACATATTGATAAAGTGTTGAATGCACAAACTGTTGAAGAAGTTCAGAAAAATCGGTTAAGACTTATGACAACAATTGAAAGTGTTCGATGGCTTAGCTTACAAGCATATGCATTTAGAGGTCATGATGAATCTTCGGCTTCTAATAATCGAGGTAATTTTTTGGAGATGATAAGACTTATGGGGAGACTGAATGTTGACATTGATGATGTTGTCTTAGAAAAAGCTTCGAAAAATGCAAAGTATACATCGCCGACTATTCAAAAAGAGATTTTGCATATTCTTGCGAACAAAGTGAGGAAAAAGATTTGTGAAGAAGTTAGAGATGCaaagttttgtattttggttGACGAAGCCAAAGATGcatcaaataaagaacaaatggctattgttttgagatttgttgACATTCAGGGTTTTGTACGAGAgcgtttttttagtattgtgcATGTTTCAGATACTACTTCTTCAacacttaaaaaagaaatttgtgatGTGCTCGCTCGATATAACTTGCATATTTTCAATATGCGAGGTCAAGGGTATGATGGTGCTAGCAATATGCGTGGTGCATGGAATGGACTACAAGCTCTATTTCTCAGAGATTGTCcttatgcatattatgtacattgtTTTGCTCACCGACTACAACTGGCATTAGTTGCAGCAGCTGGAAATGAgatttctatttggttatttttctcaaaattgacAACCATTATCAACCTTATTTGTGCTTCTCCCAAACGTCATACCGAGTTACATTATGCTCAGGCTATAGAAATTGCACATATGGTAGCTACTGGAGAACGTGAGACTGGTAGAGGGGCTAATCAAATTGGTAATTTACATCGAAGTGGAACTACTCGCTGGAGCTCTCATTTTGATTCTATTTGCAGCTTAATAGATATGTATGGTGCAACTATTACTGTGCTTGAAAGTATGGTTCAAGAAGGGTCTTCTAATTCTATACGTGGAGAAGCTGGTGGTTGTTTGATTGTGatgaaatcttttgaatttatattcatcttatATTTGATGCATAAAATAATGGGGATTACTGATTTACTTTGTCGAGCTTTGCAGCAAAAATCTCTTGACATTTTAAATGCGATGGATCTTGTATCAACTACTAAAGCATTGCTTCAAACTTTGAGAGATGCCGGATTTGATCTTCTCCTTGCAAATGTGCAATTTGTTTGCACAAAATATGAGATTGACATACCACATATGAATGCTTCGTACAAAAATGCTACAGGTCGTTCATGTCAACAACAAGGTTCAGTGACAGTTTACCAGCATtatcattatgatatatttaactcAACAATAGATTTTCAGTTGGAAGAATTAAATTCTAGATTCAATGATGAGACAGTGGAACTCCTTGTACTTAGCTCTGCTTTAGAACCTAAAGacaactttaaatcatttaaagttgATGCTATTTACAAGCTTGCTGAGAAATTTTATCCTGAAGATTTCAATGAACAAGAGATGTATTATTTGAGATCTCAGCTAGAGCATTATCAGATTGATGTGATTCGTCATGAGAGCTTTCAGAATATGTCTACCATTTCTGAATTATGTCGAGGATTAGCTGAAACAAATAAGTCGCAAcactatcatttgattgacaGGTTGATTCGTCTTGTTTTGACTTTGCCTGTTTCCACTGCCACTACAGAGCGGGCATTTTCAGCTatgaaacatgttaaaactgtGCTTCGCAATAAAATGGAAGAGGAGTTCTTAGCAGATTCTATGATGATTTACATTGAACGAGAGCTTGTTGAAGATATTGATTCGGATTCGATCATAGATGAATTCTATTCTACAAAACATCGAAGAGTGCAGTTTTga
- the LOC7477663 gene encoding filament-like plant protein 4 → MDRRSWPWKKKSSDKTEKAAAAADSGGSQEEKDSYKKPSHVQISVESYTHLTSLEDQVKTYEEQVQTLEGEIKDLNEKLSATHSEMTTKENLVKQHAKVAEEAVSGWEKAEAEALALKNHLESVTLSKLTAEDRASHLDGALKECMRQIRNLKEEHEQRVQEIVLNKNKQLDKIKMDFEAKIATLDQELLRSAAENAALSRSLQEHSNMLIKISEEKSQAEAEIEHLKSNIESCEREINSHKYELHVISKELEIRNEEKNMSIRSAEAANKQHMEGVKKVAKLESECQRLRGLVRKKLPGPAALAQMKLEVESLGRDYGDSRLRRSPVKPPSPHSSSVTEFSLDNVQKFHKENEFLTERLFAMEEETKMLKEALAKRNSELQASRNLCAKTASKLQSLEAQFHISNQLKSSPKSIIQVPAEGYSSQNISNPPSLTNVSEDGNDDTQSCADSWATISISEFSNFKKYNHSEKLNKAENAKHLEFMDDFLEMEKLACLNADSAATTSNSPNNKTSEVANRDASGEISLQKENTLSEEKHNLDPPVNHLSCNKDSSAIESGSDADLSSFMKLQLRISMLLDSGSKKADLGKILEDIKQVVQDAETGASCVSKEAHCSDATTHDRQTCPEDAGIMGEKEIELFQESKTAAQIMHTVSQELLPAISQIHDFVLLLGKEAMTVHDTSCDSIGLSQKIKEFSITFNKVLYSDRSLVDFVSDLAHILALASGLRFNVLGYKGNEAEISSPDCIDKIALPENKVVQKNSSVETYQNGCANISSPTSNPEVPDDGNLVLGYGSNTTSCKVSLEEFEELKSEKDNMAMDLARCTENFEMTKSQLHETEQLLAEVKSQLASAQKSNSLAETQLKCMTESYRSLETRAQELETEVNLLRLKTETLENVLQEEKKSHQGALTRCKELEEQLQTNESSTVTDIECKQEKEIAAAAEKLAECQETIFLLGKQLNSLCPQTEIMGSPYSERSQIGDVFAEDEPTTSGMNLQDFDQAEMDTGGLANIHKAGAESPINSYNHPCSPSDTESSLLRSPVASKPPKHGPTKSSSSAPMLEKHSRGFSRFFSSKGKNGY, encoded by the exons ATGGATCGACGGAGTTGGCCTTGGAAGAAAAAGTCATCCGACAAGACTGAGAAAGCGGCTGCCGCAGCAGATTCTGGTGGATCACAGGAAGAGAAG GATAGCTATAAAAAACCCAGCCATGTTCAAATTTCTGTGGAATCATACACCCACCTGACTAGTTTAGAGGATCAAGTGAAGACATACGAGGAACAAGTTCAGACACTAGAGGGAGAGATTAAGGACTTGAATGAAAAGCTGTCTGCAACCCATTCAGAGATGACTACCAAAGAAAACCTGGTGAAACAACATGCTAAAGTTGCTGAAGAAGCTGTTTCAG GTTGGGAAAAGGCTGAGGCAGAAGCTTTGGCATTGAAAAATCATCTAGAATCGGTCACCCTCTCAAAGCTCACTGCTGAAGATCGGGCATCACATTTGGATGGTGCTCTTAAAGAGTGCATGCGGCAGATACGAAATCTAAAAGAAGAACATGAACAGAGAGTGCAGGAAATTGTTCTCAACAAGAACAAGCAATTGGACAAAATTAAGATGGATTTTGAAGCAAAAATTGCTACTTTAGACCAAGAGCTCCTTAGATCTGCTGCTGAAAATGCTGCACTTTCAAGGTCATTGCAAGAGCATTCTAACATGCTGATCAAGATAAGTGAAGAAAAGTCACAAGCTGAGGCTGAAATCGAGCACTTGAAGAGCAATATTGAGTCATGTGAAAGGGAAATAAATTCACACAAATATGAACTTCATGTAATTTCTAAAGAACTGGAGATTCGTaatgaagaaaagaatatgAGCATAAGATCTGCTGAAGCTGCCAACAAACAGCATATGGAGGGTGTCAAAAAAGTAGCTAAGCTGGAATCAGAGTGCCAAAGATTACGCGGTCTTGTTCGGAAGAAGTTGCCAGGTCCTGCTGCACTTGCCCAGATGAAGCTAGAGGTTGAGAGTTTGGGCAGAGATTATGGAGACTCTAGATTGAGGAGGTCTCCTGTTAAGCCTCCAAGTCCTCATTCGTCCTCGGTGACTGAATTTTCTCTGGACAATGTACAGAAATTCCATAAAGAGAATGAGTTTCTCACAGAGCGTTTATTTGCAATGGAGGAGGAAACAAAGATGCTGAAAGAAGCTTTGGCAAAGCGTAACAGTGAACTGCAGGCTTCTAGGAATCTGTGTGCTAAAACAGCAAGCAAGCTTCAGAGTTTAGAAGCTCAATTTCATATCAGCAATCAACTGAAAAGTTCCCCAAAATCAATCATTCAGGTTCCTGCTGAAGGTTACTCTAGTCAAAATATTAGCAATCCACCTAGCTTAACCAATGTGTCTGAAGATGGAAATGATGATACACAAAGCTGTGCTGACTCTTGGGCAACGATATCGATCTCCGAGTTTTCCAATTTCAAGAAATACAATCACAGTGAGAAGTTGAACAAGGCTGAAAACGCAAAGCACCTTGAGTTTATGGATGACTTCTTGGAGATGGAGAAGTTGGCTTGTTTAAATGCAGACAGTGCCGCTACCACTTCAAATTCTCCAAACAACAAGACTTCTGAAGTTGCCAATAGGGATGCTTCAGGTGAGATTTCTTTGCAAAAAGAAAATACCCTGTCTGAAGAGAAGCACAATTTGGATCCACCGGTTAATCATCTGTCTTGCAATAAGGATTCTTCAGCCATAGAATCAGGATCTGATGCAGACCTGTCATCATTCATGAAGCTCCAGTTGAGAATCTCTATGTTACTTGATTCTGGGTCTAAGAAGGCTGATTTGGGGAAAATTTTAGAAGATATTAAGCAGGTTGTGCAGGATGCAGAAACTGGTGCAAGCTGCGTTTCCAAAGAAGCACACTGTTCTGATGCAACAACACATGACAGGCAGACTTGTCCTGAAGATGCTGGCATAATGGGAGAGAAGGAAATCGAATTGTTCCAAGAGAGTAAGACAGCCGCACAAATTATGCACACAGTAAGCCAGGAGTTATTGCCTGCCATTTCTCAGATTCATGACTTTGTATTATTGCTGGGTAAAGAAGCAATGACAGTTCATGACACTTCTTGCGATAGCATTGGTCTGAGCCAGAAAATCAAGGAGTTTTCAATCACttttaataaagttttataCAGTGACAGAAGTTTGGTTGATTTCGTATCTGACCTTGCTCATATATTAGCTCTAGCCAGTGGGCTCAGATTCAATGTCCTGGGATATAAAGGCAATGAGGCAGAAATCAGCAGTCCTGATTGCATAGATAAGATTGCTTTACCCGAGAACAAGGTTGTTCAAAAGAATTCATCAGTAGAAACATATCAGAATGGCTGTGCCAACATTTCTAGCCCTACCTCTAATCCTGAGGTGCCTGATGATGGAAATTTGGTACTGGGCTATGGATCAAACACCACATCGTGCAAGGTCTCATTGGAAGAGTTTGAAGAATTGAAATCAGAGAAGGACAACATGGCCATGGATCTAGCTAGATGTactgaaaattttgaaatgacAAAGTCTCAGTTACATGAAACCGAGCAGCTTCTAGCTGAAGTTAAATCCCAATTGGCTTCTGCACAAAAGTCTAACAGCTTGGCGGAGACACAGCTTAAATGCATGACAGAGTCATATAGGTCACTTGAAACACGTGCACAGGAGTTAGAAACTGAGGTAAACCTTCTGCGGTTGAAAACAGAAACTTTGGAAAATGTgcttcaagaagaaaaaaagagtcatCAGGGTGCTTTGACCAGATGCAAGGAACTAGAAGAGCAACTGCAAAC GAACGAGAGCTCGACAGTGACTGACATTGAGTGCAAACAG GAGAAAGAAATAGCGGCTGCTGCAGAAAAGCTTGCAGAGTGCCAAGAGACGATATTTCTTCTTGGCAAGCAGTTAAATTCTCTGTGTCCCCAAACAGAGATCATGGGATCTCCTTACAGTGAGAGGAGTCAAATTGGCGATGTTTTTGCTGAAGATGAACCTACTACAAGTGGCATGAATTTGCAGGACTTCGATCAAGCTGAGATGGACACAGGTGGTTTAGCCAATATACACAAAGCAGGGGCGGAATCTCCCATCAATTCATACAACCATCCATGCAGTCCATCTGATACAGAATCAAGCCTCTTGAGATCCCCAGTTGCTTCAAAGCCTCCAAAACACGGGCCTACAAAATCTTCATCTTCTGCCCCAATGCTGGAGAAACATTCTCGAGGATTTAGCAGGTTCTTCTCCTCGAAAGGGAAGAATGGTTATTAG